The Candidatus Poribacteria bacterium genome includes the window GAGGCGGATATTGTCCTCTATTGTGCCATGGGTGATGTTGAATGCGCAAAGGCGGAATTTGAAAAAAATCCCGAACTCCTCAAGCTCCGAATTAATGTGAAATCCCCTAAGGGGTACATTATACCACCATTGAAATCGACGGATCTTGACGGCAAACAAACGGATGAAGTTCCCGGTGGACACGTCTATGCCTATCAGGTCGGGCCTACCATGCCGCTGCTTGAGGTAGCACTCCAAGCTAAGCAGTCGGCAATCGTTGATCTGCTCATTGACGCAGGTTATGAGATCAACTTGCGGGATTGGTATGTGCTTGTTGGGCAGGGACCGAAGCGGTTTGATACATTGGTGAAAGGGTTTCTTGCCAAAGGTTGGGAAATCAACGCGCGTCAGAGGCATCGGCATGGCATGTGGGCACCCTTACATTGGGTGGCGCAACGCGGTCTGACCGCTGGTGTCCTGTGTCTGTTAGAAAACGGTGCGAATCCGAATATAGCCGATGACAAGGGACGGACCCCGATGCATATCATCGCCCAGAAAGGGGTTGGGAAAAATCAGATGCAGTTGCTCATAGAACACGGCGGCGACATTAACGTCCGCGATGCGGACGACAAAACGCCACTCGACTACGCGCAAATAGCCAAGAAAAAATCCGTTAAAAATTTCCTCACAGAATATGCAAATCAGGCAGAGAAAAGCGTTTAATTTTGACGGAATATTTTGTAACACTTGTCTATTTTTTTCGTGTATTTCATTGAGAAATACCTCCCAAAAATTAGTTTTTTAAGACAGGAGAAATTGAGAGGTAAAACTCAATAAA containing:
- a CDS encoding ankyrin repeat domain-containing protein; its protein translation is MNNRQTFITAVRDGDVDTVKHLLATDKIIASQIDAPLFSFDAPAIVFAAASGNHELVEVLLDAGADIDVKSSWWAGGTSALQHAAGAMLNYDKELAEYLIERGATVDAHAAAGLDMSEKLAELIREDPEVVNALGCDGMSPLHFAATPRIAELLLTHGADINLRDRDHNGTPAQWTVRRRAEVCRYLLEQGAEADIVLYCAMGDVECAKAEFEKNPELLKLRINVKSPKGYIIPPLKSTDLDGKQTDEVPGGHVYAYQVGPTMPLLEVALQAKQSAIVDLLIDAGYEINLRDWYVLVGQGPKRFDTLVKGFLAKGWEINARQRHRHGMWAPLHWVAQRGLTAGVLCLLENGANPNIADDKGRTPMHIIAQKGVGKNQMQLLIEHGGDINVRDADDKTPLDYAQIAKKKSVKNFLTEYANQAEKSV